Within the Papaver somniferum cultivar HN1 unplaced genomic scaffold, ASM357369v1 unplaced-scaffold_22, whole genome shotgun sequence genome, the region AGATTATCTTATCGTCTAAATTTCATCCATTTCAGAAACAAAGTTAACCTGCAATGACAATTCTACTTGACTATACCTGCCATGAGTAGGTGACATGCTTGTAAAGAATATCTTTGTTTTCTTAAGATCCGTATTCTTCTCAGCCCATTTCAACATACTCTTCATTGCCATTCGATACACATCTTCCGTTTCCATCTCAACTACTTCTTTCTTCTCATCATTGAAAGACCCACGCGTACTGAGAAAAAGGACCATGCCATTGTCAACAAAATTTATACGTACATAGCATAGCATCAGAAAACAATTTAGAGCGTTCATCAAAAGGTTTTCGGGTACAATTGCTTACAGTATTTTAAACTTTGAGCCTGCTATCCACCATAGATATGTATTGAACACCAAAATATCCGACCCTTTCCAATATTTACCATGTTTATTAATCGATCCTTTGCGCACGATTCTATCTGTCACCCTATGGATGACTGCATTATCCGAGTTCGATTCAAGAAGAAATGGTGCCCAGTAGAATTCAATTGTTGCATTGTATTCCTACACAATTAATGAACCTTAGCATCAATTTCAACAATTGCAAGTATTACTACTACATTTGAAGTCAGTGTCTTAATAAATTGAGATTTTGGTTACCTCGGCTCTAAAGACGGTGAGGGAGTCGACGGTTgtcatggatttggcatggtcAGGGATCAATCTGTGAATGAGACATACGAAAGAAACGTACTGACCCCGATTCAGAGAGTCTCCGACAAACATCATCTTCTTTCCTCTAAGCTTCTCCAACATTAGACTTGCATTGAAACTGAATATACAACCATAAATCTAATTACTTTACAAAAAACAACTAGCTAATTCCTATAATGAAATTCATTAATCAAGAAATTGCTTGGAATGCCTATAGAGATTGGGATTATAGCTAACCTTGGAAGGGAACAACCATGGGGTTGCCATCTCCAAAACTGGTAATCTTTTTCAGGCCTGCCATGTTCTTGACAAGTTAGTTGTGGTTGTATGTATGGACATTCCGATTCTTCATAAAGAGGTCGATTCGATTCATCCCATAACCATTTCCCACTAAATATATCGCACTCTCCTACATCTACTGCTATATGATCATCATTGTCATCACCATCCTTAATCTCCGTACTAGTCAACAGCACCTTGGTTTCGATCGCCGGCACTCCGCTTTCGAGTCTGTTAGTGTCGTCTTCTTCCTTTTCTACCCAAAAAACAAACACCCATTCAGTCAAACCATaacaagaaaaggaaaaaagaactaCATTAATCAGACTATTTCAGACTCTCTGAATTAGTCCCTGACAAGACTTATTCATACTATTCAGGCGATGCAAGATACTATTCCAACAACAAGAAGAATCCAATTATATCTGCAAGGAAAAAGTTAAAACTCACCTGTTTGAATTAcagatggtggtggtgaattttctgattgttgttgaTGATATTCAGGCTGAGGCTGATGATCATGAATATGTCGAAAATTGGATGTAACAGTTGCATCGTGTTGTAGTGTAAAGATGGAGCGAAAATCTTGACCGTAAATGAAGACAACAGCAAAGAATATAAATCCTAATAACCCAAAAGATAGATATGGTGAAAGACCTCTAGTTTTACTAAAGCTTCCATTCCCATTAACACTTTTTCTaattaacaaagaagaagaagagtagatGGGCGGTTTCATTTTGTCTCCCCTCACTCTCTCTGTATCTGATATTCCTCGTTATATGAGAAGGTGTGGACTTTTGTCATGCGTAGAAGtgcagtattattatttttttagttgaGGAATATGGACAGCTCCATCATTTTGTGTGCATCTAACAAGAGGAGGTTTTTTTTTTGCCAGTTTGATGGTCCTGGCGTTAATATACGTGAAAAAAGTTGCAGAACCTCAAGGTGTTGTGTCTCTATTTGTCACCACCTAACAGCTAATTGCAAAGTTTGTCCTGACCGGCCGGTAAGTCATGCGAATATGACTGAGGAACAGTGTTCAGTACGTGTATTGGTGATCAGTTTGTAGGTTTTGCTTTTTGTTGTTGAAAGTGTATGTTTAAATTTTAATGTTTAGAAGGTAGATTTAGAATATTTAATATGCAAATATTTTGACATCGTTAGGTTTATGATGCGAACATTAAGAATTTAAGATTCCAATGAATTATTAAGTAGGTTTGGACTTTGAAATGCATTTTTTAAGTTGGTTCAATGAATTACTATTAAGTAGGTTTGAAATGCTTTTTATAATGgaagaaaacagaacacacttTTTAGAGTAAAACAAGCTCATAGCCTGCAGGTAAAAATTGGTTGAGTGGAGTTGATTAGGTAAGATGGGTACTGCCGGCAATGCAGAACACGCCGGATAGATTAAACGCGGTCGTTGGACATTGATATTCACCGTCCAACTGATTAAAGAATTTAATGTAAAAGGGGTCAATGATGGTGGGGTATGACACTGGAAAACTACTTAATATGACCGACTTAGATTAGAAGCTAAGTAACAGAGGTACAAACATAGTAATGAAAAGTAAAGGCAAAGAAAGCTAAAACCATCAGTCTTCTGATTGAGTTAGGTTGGGTGAAAAAGATGAGACATTAGGTTACATTTCATTTTCAATTGGTTCCAAAAAGTAGCTTTTTATTTTGCATTTTAATCTACAAAGATGGTGCAGCTATAACTTAAAGCAATTATTAAACAACCATCATTGATTACACATAATTCATAGCTAAATTTAGAGCCTGATTTATTATGAAGAATGTGAGTGAATACTAATAGTACAACAGATTATACAGTTTAAATACGGGTCAACCAAGAGGAATAAGTAATGGTGGTGGTACAAGTGAAGATGGTGGGGGTCATGGAGAAAGGGATGATTGTTCGTTTTCAGAGACGAAAAGCCCCTCTGCTGAAAAAGGCTACAAATTAAATAGAACTCGTTCGAGAAAGAAAATGAGCAAATGAGCAGTCCAATTATACAGACCCTTACTTTCGGATGATTTACAGTTCGTCACCTCAACTCAGGGTCAAAGGCCCTTCAGAGTTGGGGAGTTGAAAACTGAAACCAGCATCGAGAGTTATTCCTCCAGCTGAAGAGGATTAGCAACGAATGCTTCTTGATCAGATCAAGAAGAGAGAGATTAAATATGATCTTCACATACCTGGAACACCTTCCATCATCTACgataaaacaagaagaaaaaaagtcaGAATGGTTTCAATCTGGATGAATTTTCATACTCAAACAGGTTGCTCACCTTAAATATGTCGCCAAATAACCCCCCTTGCAGAGGATTTCTACGGCGCACCCCAAAGAACTTTTCCGCTATCTCATCTAGCAACTAAACCACATAAAGCTTTCAGTTAGAATTTCACACCACGAAGCAATGAAGAAAACACTGCAGAATAACATTACAAACAGATTCTTGAGATACGAGACCAAGAAGAAAACTCACCTCCTCAAACGTAGGCTCCCTGTCGATACTCGACTTAAAATTTTGCCTCAACATTCTAAATAGTGGCAAAGCATCTCTTTCCAAACTGccaaaaacacacaaaaaaaaatattaccagATCAGAATCACTACCCGTTCAGAAGTTCAGCTTAATATGATAGTTGACCAAGT harbors:
- the LOC113340515 gene encoding protein trichome birefringence-like 33, encoding MKPPIYSSSSLLIRKSVNGNGSFSKTRGLSPYLSFGLLGFIFFAVVFIYGQDFRSIFTLQHDATVTSNFRHIHDHQPQPEYHQQQSENSPPPSVIQTEKEEDDTNRLESGVPAIETKVLLTSTEIKDGDDNDDHIAVDVGECDIFSGKWLWDESNRPLYEESECPYIQPQLTCQEHGRPEKDYQFWRWQPHGCSLPSFNASLMLEKLRGKKMMFVGDSLNRGQYVSFVCLIHRLIPDHAKSMTTVDSLTVFRAEEYNATIEFYWAPFLLESNSDNAVIHRVTDRIVRKGSINKHGKYWKGSDILVFNTYLWWIAGSKFKILTRGSFNDEKKEVVEMETEDVYRMAMKSMLKWAEKNTDLKKTKIFFTSMSPTHGRSIDWGGDKDGSCFNQTTPIEDPSYWGNGSRKSIMRVIGDVFSKTKVPITLLNITQLSEYRKDAHTSIYKKQWSPLTPEQLANPVSYADCTHWCLPGLQDTWNELLYAKLLHP